The segment ATACGGGAGATGCTGCCCTCCACCTGTTGATTGCCATATTCTCCGTATACTTGGATCTGTACGGTCGCACCGCTGTGGTAGGCTTGACTCAGCTTCTCCGCAATGCGCTCGGTCTCCTGTTCGTCAAGGATCGGGCGGGTCTGCCGCTGCTTCTGCTCCTGCTTGGATAAAATGGCATCCCGATGCTCGAACAGCATCATCCGGCTGGATTGCCACAATCCGTTGCCTTCGAGCTTCTTCATTTGTAATGTCCTCCAATCTTGGCGTTTAGAAATTTAAGCTGACTGGTGTTTCTCAGGGAAGACCCAAAGTACACCGAGGCAGGCCCGAACAAATGGCGGATCCCGTCCATCGTCAGCTCCAGATGCCTCAGTCTGTCGCGGTTGCCGAACAGGGAGGGCTGGTATACTTCATCGCTTTGGAGCTCTCCGAGGGAAATCCAGATTTTTCGAACGGGTCCGCCGTCCCAGTGGGTATCGAACAGCTTCTTGGCCGCGTCATATACCTCCCGGGAAATTTGGCTCGGCTCCGGCAGCTTCAGCTGCCGGGAAAAGCCGACAGGGCGGTCAAAATCCGCACCCTGCGCGCCGGCATGCACCACGGTTCCCATATAGCCCTTGGCCCGGGCGCGTTCACAAATCAGCATGGACAGCTCGTTCAGCACCACGTCAATATCTTCCCGGGCATGGTAATCCACCGGAAGCGTGGTCTGCCGCCCGATACCCTTTTGTCCGTCAAAAGCGTCCGGGGTGACAGGGGAGTCGTCCATGCCGTTTGCGGTCCGCCACAGCACCTCACACCAGATATCGCAGTTTTTTTTCATATGGCGCTTCATTTTCCGCTTGAGCTCACCCAGAGGCGTCTGTGCCAGCTCCCCGATGGTATGGATTCCAAGGCGGGCCAGATGGCGCATCGTGCGGGAGCCGATGCCGAACATACTGTTCACGGGACGAGCCCAGAGGGCATCCAGATGCTGCTCATCCAGCTCATAAATGCCGGACTCATTCTTCTTCGCGAAGTTGTCGCAGGCCATCTTGGCCAGGATCTTGTTGCGTCCAATGCCAATGCGGGTATAAATACCGGTTTCTTCCCGGACGCGCATCTGGATATGGCGTGCCAGCTCCGCAGGCGTGCAGTTAAAGTGTGAGAGGCTTGCTGTCACATCGACAAACTGCTCGTCAATGCTGAACGGCTCCACCAGATCCGAGTAGGATTCCAGGATGCTCATAATGGCGAGCGACACGCGGATATAGGCGCTCATGCGCGGCCGGGTGACAATGACCTCCGGGCATTTCTGCTGAGCCTGCCACAGCGGCTCGGCAGTCGTTACGCCATAAGCCTTCGCAAGGGGGCAGGCGGCCAGAATGATGCCGCTGCGCCGGGAGGGATCGCCGGAGACGACCAGCGGCTTGGTGCGGTAAGCGGGATGGGAGGCCTTCTCCACAGAAGCATAAAAGGATTGGCAGTCGGCCAGAAAAATAACACGCTGCTGACGTTTACGCATGTTCTCATTCCTTCCCTTCCTTCAGACTCTTATGTAAAGGATCAGCGATTCGCCGGCATCCTGCCGGCCTTTGTATGTGTGCTCGAGGATCGTTTAATATATTATACACCGAACATACGTTCTTTATTCAAGTGGTAAATATAGTTCTGTTAGGTCTGTCATTGTCTTTGGAAGAATTTTAAGTTAAGCTATATGAAAAAATTGGTAAGGACTTCAAATGGCTAGCAAACATTACCTTTTGCAATTTTGTGTCAGCACCAAAAGTTTTGACCCTGTAACTAAATATGAGAGAGAGTTTATGGAAATAATTTGAAATTAATTAAGAGAAGATCATAAGGAGGCGACTCATGATGAACCAACAGGCATTAAACAGAGCGAAGATGCCGCAAAGTACTAACCGGATCTTGAACAGCAGGTCCATACACCACTCAAACAAACGGTTGAGCGAATTAGTCAAGCCAGGCATGCACATACTGGACGTTGGTTGCGGAAGCGGAGCGATAACCTACGGCATTGCAGAACTGGTTGGCCCTGGCGGCAAAGTCGTTGGTATAGACAGCAGCGAAGCATTAATTATAGAAGCAAAGGAACGGTACCGGCATATTCCGCAGCTGTCGTTTGAGGTGAGGGATATATATCAGATGGGTTATGAGGCAGCCTTCGATGTTGTTAATGCCTCCCGTGTACTTCAATGGCTGGATCAGCCCGAGTTAGCGCTACAGCGAATGATTCGGGCAGTAAAGCTGGGAGGAAAGGTGTTGGTGCTTGATTATAATCATGAAAAGCTCCGCACAGAACCGGAGTTTCCTGCATCCATGGTGCATTTCTATCGCAGGTTTTTAGATTGGCGGAGCGATGTTGGAATGGACAATGCCATTGCAGATCAGCTGGAAGTTTATTTTAAGCAAAATGCATTAACTCAGGTGAGCGTAACGAATCAATCGGAAAAAAGCGTTAGAGGATGGGAAGGTTTTGAAACCGCAGCGGGAATTTGGGCGGAGGTTGCTGCGAGCCGGGGGCATCAGCTAGTAGAGGATCGATATTTAACAGAGGCAGAACGCTCGGCAGCGGAGCAAGATTACCGGGAATGGGTCCGCGAGCTGGCGATGGAGCATGAAATGTATTTACTCGCTGTTGAAGGGGTTAGAGCTGTTGGAGGGCTTTCTATCGAAGAGGGTTGATCTTCATTTTTACCACCTTACGCTCGCGGCGTGTTTTTCTAAACGTACGGAGGAGCGGACGAGGAAACAAAGCTTCATTATTCAGCAGATGTTGTCGGGTAGTTGAACAAAGGATTGGTTCCTTAGATGACTTGATAAATTCAATCTGTCTTGGATGAAATCCAATATAGAGATCAAAATTGTTTGCGAGGGAGTAGAATAGTGTGAGAAGAACATTTGGCTTTTCTTTACTGAATTTAAAAATGTTGCTTTTTGAAAAGGTGGCGTTTGTGTGGACGGTGATTTTCCCTCTTTTTATAGCATTAGTTATGCAAAGGGGAGTATTGGATTCTACAAGCAGTAATTTGGATATGTTGAAATATATGTTTTGGTTTTGGGCATTTATTATCATTAGTACGTTTTTAAATGGAATTGGATTACAATCAGCAAGGCTTAAAGAAAGTGGTTTATTGAAGACGTATACTTTAATAGCAGGCAGTAAATACCCTATCATTTTCGGGATAGTCCTGACACAAGTGGCTTTTGCTATTTTAAGTTTAGTGATTTTCACAACGATCCTGACCCTTATTTATGATATCTTCTCATTTAAATTATTGATATTAATGCTGATTACAGTCTTTATATCCATGCCTTTAGCATTTGCTGCGTTTGGTATAGCGCTTTTACCTGTTCAGGTGTCCAGCGTTTCTACCCTATTAAATATTCTCATGTATCCAGTTTTTTTAATTGCTATTAATGTCGATCTGAAACATATCGGGTTTTTAGAGTTTTTCAATCCATTCACATTTATTTATGAAATCTCGTTAAATATGGGTGTGTTATTTGGATGGTTCCAGCATGAAGTTTTATATGTCCCACTATCTATCTCATTTTTATTTTTTGGTATCGTAGGTTACATATCTTCAAAAAAATTAAATTTAATATCCGTTCTACAAAGATAGAATCCATCGAAAGGAGGAGATGTCATGAATATTAAAAATCTAAAATTTAAATATCCAAGAGCAAAAGATTTTGTGTTACAGGGTGTGTCTTTTTCATTGCATACAAATAAATTAAACGCAATCGTTGGAGTAAATGGTTCGGGTAAAACTACGATGTTTGATTGTATAACAAGTGTGCTCAACCCTGCAGCTGGAGAGATAAATCTACCTCATATGCAAGATATTCTATATGTGACCCAGAGTCTCTTTTTTTCGCCTGTCATTAAAGGAAAAGATTTTGCGAATTTTGTTAGGCGAATTGATGATAAACCAATAGAAAAAGAATTGGGTTACTACACAAAAAAAATGTCACAACGTGAAAAGGAATTATTTGAGCATTTGTGGGAGTTAAGAATTGGAAAGATGTCTATCGGTGAGAGAAAGTGGTTTTTTATCCATATTTTAATAATGATAGACCGTTCATTGTATATTTTTGACGAGCCTACAAGCGGTGTAGATCCCGCATCCAGAAAAAGGATATATGAATTAATTGGAAGCCTTATAAAAGAGGGGAAGACTTGTATTGTATCTACACATCAGCTTCAAGATTTAATGTACTTGGATTCTCATCTAATCATCCTTAACAAAGGAAGAATAACTTATGAGGGAGACTTCAAAGAGTGGTTACATATAAATAACACAGATAATCCAGATGAAGCTTTTGAAAATATGTTAATTTCAAACATGTAGGATTTCAAGGGTCTGTCAATATGTTTGTGTAAACTCCAAATCAAGAGTACCCCCTGTTAAGAGAAGGTGGCTCTTTAAGGCAAGTGCTGGCCAATCCGTTCAGGATAAAACACGGATCGTTGAAGCAGGATCTGGCCCCAGTTTTGGACACGACCTGTCCACTTGCGAGTAACATCGACCGTCACTAAATAGAGCATTTTGAGAAGAGATTCATCCGTAGGGAAGATGCTTTTCCCTTTCGTCACTTTACGGAGTTGGCGGTGGTAGCTCTCAATCATATTGGTCGTATAAATAAGCTTGCGAAGCTCAGGCGGGTACTTAAAGAACGTGGCAAGTTCTTCCCAATTGTTGCGCCAGGAACGGACAATGAGTGGATATTTGGCGCCCCAGATCTCCTCAAACCGATCCAATTCTAGCAGAGCCAACCCCTCTGTTGTGGCCTTGTAGATGGGCTTTAAATCCGAGGTCACCTTCTTGAGATCTTTGTAGGATACATAACGGTTGGAGTTGCGGATTGGGTGGATGATACATTTTTGGATTTCCGTACTGGGATAGCATGCTGAAATCGCTTGTGAGAAGCCCGTAAGGTTATCTACACAAGTAATGAGAATGTCCTGAACACCGCGATTCTTCAATTCATTGAGCACACTGAGCCAGAACTTTGCAGACTCATTCTCACCAATCCACATGCCAAGGACGTCTTTGTTTCCATCCAAATCAATGCCAATGACCATGTAAGCAGCCTTGTTGACAATGCCCCATGAAAATCCCTATATGCAATACTTCATCGGTCTGCCCGGATTCGCGATGAAGCAGCCGTTCCATCATTCCATAATGACGCATTTCCGAAAGCGCTTGACGGAAGTGCTGGCTGAACTGAACGAGCTCGTCGCCTCCACGGGCGCGAAGGAAACAAAAGACGATGATGACAGCAATGACGCAAGCGGCGGTGGTCAAGGAAAAGTAAAGCGCTCGAAGAAGGAAGTCCCTGCCGTTCAAGCCGAACAGCAAACGATGTTTGTGGAGGCGTCGGATGAATCGTCAAAAGCAGGACCACCCCAGACGGCCGCAATGCCAGAGAGTCCTGAAGCGACAACGTCTGTTTCTGAAGCGCATCTGGTATCGACAGCATCAGAAGCGACAGCTTTGCAAAATCAAGGGACCATGCTGGTAGATGCCACTTGCGCGTCAGCGGATGTAGCATATCCCACAGATCTGAACCTGCTGAATGAAGCGCGGGAGAAGCTCGAAGCGATCATCGATACGTTGCATGAACCGTTCATCGGACAAACGGCGAAACCACGTACGTACCGGGAAAAGGCGCGCAAACCATTTCTTGCCGTCTCCAAGCAACGCAGGCCGGGACCGAAAGTGATTCGCAAAGCCATCAGACTTCAGCTCGGTTACGTTGGACGGAACCTTGCCATCATCGCCGAACAAGCCGAGGTGCAGGAGCTCACGCTGCTTAGCCGCAAAGCCTACCGAGACTTGCTGGTCATTCATGAACTTTACTGTCAGCAGTTACACATGTACAATGCACGTTCTCACCAGATGGAAGATCGGATCGTCAGCATTCATCAGCCGCATATCCGGCCGATTGTGCGAGGGAAAGCCAAGGCACGCGTCGAGTTCGGAGCCAAGATCGCAGTAAGCATGACCAAAGGCTATGCGTTCCTGGATCGGCTGTCCTGGGATAACTTCAACGAGAGCACGACGCTTATTGACGTGATCGAGAAGTACCGCAAGCGTATGGGATTCTATCCGGCTGTCGTCCAAGCCGATCAAATCTATCGCACGCGCGAAAACCGGAGCTTCTGCAAGCAACATGGAATCCGACTCCGTGGACCAGCATTGGGGCGCAAGCCGAAAAATGGACCGACAAGCGAAGAAAAGCAAGTTCTCAAACAGGACACCGGCGAACGAAACGCGATTGAAGGCAAGTTTGGAGAAGGCAAGCGCAAGTATGGGCTTGGCTGTATTCGCGCACGCCTTGCAAAGACAAGTGAATCGGTGATTACGCTACAGCTTCCGGTGATGAACTTGGAGCGTAGGCTCCGCGTTCTTTTTTTCCTCATTTTCACGATGCAGTCTCGTGGACGCCTAGCTCTGAAGATTGGATAAAGAATCGTTCAGCAAGCCCTAAGTAGATATGTTTAACATGTAGGCATAGCAATTGGCCTTGTCAGTTAATGATGCCCATGCACTAGGATTGTAAGGATGTTCGTATCCACCAGTGACCATTGTTTCCATTAATTGCAACCCTGTAGACTTTTTCGAATCTTCTTTCGCTGCAGTGGAACTTTGACTGTATTGTGTTTCAGAAATTGGGATTTCATTGATTCCTGTAGTTGATTTATTTGTAAAACCTGGAGGTCTATAATTTACAGTTAACTGTACTTCCTCCGGCAAGCTGTTAAACCATTCTAGCCATTTTTTTGGATCGGGGTTAAAAGATGCTAAAGGGTCATTCGTTAATTCTAATTGATTGCTTGAAACACTTTGTGTGTTACTTTCGTTTGTATCATTGCTTGCAAGTACAGGTGTTGTAAGCAAAAAGACCATTATTACCATTGTGAAAAAAGACAACAATTTTTTCATTCTGAATCCTCCTAATGATTTATAAAAACCCAGATCCCCTTTTACCTCCTTAAATTCTATTTTTTGTAATTTTATATACATATATTACTATTATCTCTACAAAATTACCACAATAAATTAATAAATATCCTAATATATATTAAATAATAATAGAATTTAATGATTAATTAATATTAGTATTAATTACTAAATTATGGTATCATATACTTCCCCGATTTTTATATAAAATTCGAAAAAGAGGTGTATTGATGTTTAAAAACTTTAAGTTTTCAATCACATTATTTTTTGTTCTAATTATTTGTTCAGCATGCCAGAATGTGAAAGATGCAGAAACAAATGGAACTATTCCATTAGATGAATGGAGTAGCTTATCGGAAAAGGGCGTGGCATTGAATTGGGATGATTTAAAGAAATATTCTTTTGAGGATATCGGATCAGGCATATATATAAGAAAGTATAAAATTGAAGGAGGCCACCAGTTATTTATTACTGGAAAGAGTCTTAATGATCCCCCTGACAAGATTTATATTGTTAATGAAAACGGCAAAGAGGTATATCTTACACAAGATAACTTAAGCGAATTCTACAAATTAAGGTAAAAACAAAACATAATAATTCAAGCGACAAGAACATGTTCCGGTTAAATTAAATGTATTGTAAAAGTGAACATGATGTACCAGGCGCAATTTCGAGAATTGAGAAGAGAAGAAGAGGAAGGTAGAGAAGATGAAGCCGCGATTGCGGCTTGTTGTCGGGGGACAAGAACTTGGTCCCTTTGAAAGTCGCTATTAGCGGCTTTTTTTTGTTTTACCCATACAAGATCTTGTCCCGAGCCATGGACGAGATCTCGTACCGATTGCCGCAAAGGGTCATCTGTTGAAGATGATAATTTCCAAAAAAGACATAACTTTTTTTCTGAAATACGTTGTAATTAATGTAAGAGAGTAAAGGGGGGCTCAAGGTGGAGATCCTGATGCAGATAAAACTGGAGGTTATCCAACAAGTGTGCTCAACCCTGCAGCTGGAGAGATAAATCTACCTCATACGAGGTCGCCCATCCAGTTTGTGAAGTCTATGCGTCTAAACCATGCGGCTATGAAGATGGCTGGAGGGATGAATGTCAACGATGCTGCTATGGAGGTAGGGTATGTCAGTTCCTCGCAGTTTAGCCGGGAATTCAAGCGCATGTATGGCCAGTCTCCTAAACAGTGGAGTCACTCCAAACAGCTCCCTTCGGAAATGATGAGACGGACGGCTCATTTTTTTGACCAGCTTCAGCGATCGTCCTGGTAAACTTCAATCCATCCAGCCACAAAAAACCAAACTTCCCTAGAGGAGCAGTGTTATACATATATAAGCTTTGAAAAAGGGGAATGGGAGGCAGGACGATGGAGCACAAAAGCAGCTCGAGAGTTTTAAAAGGGATTTTATTGTGTCTGATTGTGATTGCATTTAAGCCGTACCCGTCAGCTCCGAGTCATTCGAATTATACGGTTCAGGGGCATGAGGGAAGTGAGGCCGTCGTGCAGCTGGCTGAGAACAGAATCGCTGTGGTGGATACAAGCCTGAATTCCGGCTTAAAAGGCGAAATTATGGTTTTTGAGTTTGATGAGGATTTAAAGTCCTTTGAGCCTATTGGAAGATATAATTATATGGACTATTTGTGGAATCCTGATAAATACAACTTTTAATAGTCTATGAAATGGATGGGGCTATATAATGAGGGAGAGAAATGTTTAAATGTGACGCAATCATCGACAGCAGCTAAAGGAGGCAGCTATGACTTTAAAAACAGCAATCATTGGTACCGGCTGGTTTAGTAAAACACACGGAGATATTTTGACCCGGATGGACGGGGTGGAGGTAGCGGCGTTCGTAGGCACCAGTATGGAGAAAGCGGAGAAAGCCGCCGGCCGATATGCATCCGCCGCAGCTTATGATCATGTAGAGCAGATGCTCGATGCTGTAAAGCCGGATGCCGTATATATTTGTGTGCCGCCGTTTGCCCATGGGGACATTGAGCATCAGCTCATCCGCCGTGGTATTCCGTTCCTGGTTGAGAAGCCGCTCGCTGCAGAGCTGGAAACGCCGCGCCAGATTGCGCACGAGGTAAGCCAGACAGGATTAATCACTTCTGTGGGATATCATTTCCGGTACACGGATGCAGCAGCACGGGCAGCGGAGCTGCTTCGGCACCGGAAAGCCGGCATGGCGCTGGGCTACTGGATGGGCGATATGCCGCAGGTATATTGGTGGAGAAAGCAGGATGGCTCGGGAGGACAGTTCATAGAGCAGACGACACATATTGTGGATCTGCTGCGCTGCCTCATGGGAGAGGTGGACGAAGTGTATGCTGCGTTTGCCCAGCGGGCGATACAGGAGCAGTATGAGGATGTAACGGTGCATGATGTAGGCACTGTAACCATGAAGCTGCGCAGCGGCGCGGTTGCGACAATCTCCAACACCTGTATCCTGCCGGAGACAGAGCGTGTGGGCCTGACGATCTATACGGAGCAGGGCAGCCTGGAGCTGCAGCACAATCAGCTTCGAGTGCGAGAGCTGGGAGAGTGGGTGGAGTATCCTAACACAGGCAATCCGTACGAACGTGAGAATGATGCCTTTATTCATGCCGTACGAACAGGCGATGCTTCGCGGATCTTGTCTTCGTATGAAGACGCCTTGAAAACCATGGCCATCACCGATGCGGCTCTACGCTCGGCTCACACCGGCAATTCGATAAAGCTATAACCTGCAGCGCAGCTTCCTTCGGGAAGGCTGCGCTATGTTGGTTTATTGAGCCTTTCAGCAGCAGGTGTGTTGTGTACAGGTTCGCGGGAGTCCTCCTCCAAATTGATGAGGAGCACTCCTGCCAGGCGCCGTTCGAGATCGGCCTTGACGAAGTCCCACTGCAGCTCCATCTGATGACGGTATCCCCGGCAAAGATAAGAAACGTGAAGGGAGTGCTCCCGCCGTCGAGTGTGAATAATTGCAATGCTGCGGGAGCGGCTCTCGTGCTTGAGCAGGCTCAAGCGTGTCATGATCGAGCTCTGAATCTCCTTCACGCGCTGCACGTACAGCTTGGTCAGGCCAGAGCCCTCCATGCCGGCAAGATCCCGTTCCAGAACGTCCAGCAAGACAGGCAAGACAGCAGATTCCTTGACCAGCAGCAGCTCTTCCTGCGTCTGCAGCGGTGACTGCTTCATCTCCTTATCCCCTCCTGTCCGTTCTGCACGATTTGTACATATTATATACCGAACATAGGTTCTCTATGCAAGTGGGAATTCTGCCTAATCACAGCCTAATGATGATGGCCGCCAGCAGAGTTTTCTATTACGGGGGCGGCAGTATCCTGCTCCAGCTGAATCAGCCGGGTGACTGCGGCTTCCCCGATCGCAAAGCGCTGCGTCAGGGTAGACTCCAGCGAACCGGAGGATATTCGGGAGCGTACCTGATACAAGCCATCACGGTCCGGATTAAAGGAAACGGTATATCGTCCGGCATCGGCGGAAACTGCTGGAATGGAAAGGATCGAGTCCGGCTCGTCCTCTAGCCAGAACTCAAAGGTGACCAGAGCACCTGGCAGGGGGGCGCCCCCGGCTTCAACCTTTACTTCAAAAGAATGGTCCTGGCCCTGAACCAGCTCCGCCGGCAGCTGCAGGTCTGCATTGAGATGTGGAAGCAGGCCGCCCGCACCCGCAGAGGGGCTGACGGTGCATCCGCTTAGCAGCAGGATAAGCAGCAAGGGAAGCGCAGCGGTCTTGAACCACAGCGAGGGATGAGGCAATAATGACAATTTCATAGAAATCTCCTTTTTAAGTTATTCGTTTAAGCTGAGAACCAGTGCTTTAATGAAGGAATGCGCCGAATGATGAGCAGATCCAGAAGCAGGACGATGATCAGAGAAAGTCCGACGAGCGGCATCAGGAGGCCCAGAAGCATCATGATCAGCAGCAGGACCCGGGTTGTTCGGCGGTCCTCCGGCCTGCCCGGTGCCCCAAGCCTGCCCTGCGGCTTGCGTTTACGCCACATGACGTAAGAGCTGACAGCAATCAGTACAATTCCGATGCAGGTTATAAGGCCGAGCAGCTGGTTCACCCAGCCGAACAACCGGCCCTCATGCAAGGCGATGCCGAGCGTAATGGCCTTGCCCAGAATTCCGTAATCCGCAAACCGAACATCCGTCAGCACCGCACCACTGTATTGATCTATATGCAGGGTGGCATTATGCACGGGCCTGGTGTGGGCAGAGGATATCGTATAGACACCAGTCTCGCCTTGAGGGAGAGAAATCGTATACGGCAGCTCGATACGCTGCTTGTCTGCGATGTCACGCACCTCCTGTAACGCCAGCGGAAGGTAGCGGCCCGCCGCTGATGCAGGAACGGGCAAGTTCTCTGTGGCCCAGGGAACATGCTCGGCAATCTCTTTTGTAACTGTGACCGATTCCGGCTTCCCCATAAAGCTGAAGGCATAGGGAGGATAGCTGGTATGAGTCGCATTCGCAAGCTTGCTGATTTGACCGCCCAGCACGCCGGACCAGGGAAGGCCGGTTGCTATCAGGATCAGCATACATATCGAGAGCCAAAAGGCGGGCACAGCGTGAAGATCACGCCAAAACCTGCGGCTTCCCGGCTTGCTCAGTCTCGGAAGAAGGGTGCCCCACACGGCTGATTTGCTTCGCGGCCACCATAAATACAAACCGGTAATGACCAGGATTACGGCCCAGCAGGCGGCGAGCTCGACCAGCCGGTTTGCCCAGGTGCCGCCGATGAGAAGCTGGCTGTGCAGTTTTTTGAAGTAGCTGGTGAAGGTCTTGTCATTGTCCAGAATGCCGGTAATCTCGGCTGTGTATGGATTGGCATACATCGTGGACATCGTACCGCTGCGGATTGCGCTCATCTTGACAGCGGCTTTGCTGTCATCAGAAAAGGTGAACGAGGTTATGGCGGTGCCGGGATACTCCCGCTTCACGTAGTCCAGCAGCTCATCCGCAGAAAGCCTTGGGGACGCAGGCTGCTGAATCTGAAGCAGGTCCCTGTATAGATAGCCTTCAATCTGGGGCTTGAACAAGTATACAGCTCCGCTAAATGCGAGAATGACGAGAAACGGAGCGATAAGAATGCCGGCGTAAAAATGCCATCTCCAGACCGCCTGGTACAAATAAGGCGTCCGCTTGGCAGCGGAAGAGGCAACGGTTTTAGAAGCAGGTGAAGAGGAGGAGGACGGGTTGTTATATTCCATTCGTTTCATGGGGTTAGCTCCTTTATAAGTTCGTACACATCGTAGTTACAATGATCCATGATAAGGGAGCTCTTGAAAGGAAGCTATAGCTCTTTAGAGTTAATCGTGCAGGATTTTATGTCCGCGTTATGAGCGGATGCTTTTGAATGAAAATGAATATTTGTGATTGTTTTTGAATGAATTTGTGGTAGAATAACAGTGGAGGCGATGAAAGATGCTGACCGAAGAACGATATCGAATAATAATACAGCGCTTACAAGAGAGCGGAGTCGTAAAGCTCCAAGAGCTTGTCACTTTGCTGGAGGCTTCGGAATCTACGATTCGCCGCGATTTGGTGGATCTGGAGGAGCGCGGGCTGCTGAAGCGGATTCATGGTGGAGCTTCTCTTCCAGGACATAAGCTTCCGGAGCAGGGTCTGGAGGAGAAATCATCCAG is part of the Paenibacillus algicola genome and harbors:
- a CDS encoding YolD-like family protein, with the translated sequence MKKLEGNGLWQSSRMMLFEHRDAILSKQEQKQRQTRPILDEQETERIAEKLSQAYHSGATVQIQVYGEYGNQQVEGSISRIDAQLQRLRIQHMWITLADIVEAAIVSPAEDIEGLVP
- a CDS encoding DNA polymerase IV; amino-acid sequence: MRKRQQRVIFLADCQSFYASVEKASHPAYRTKPLVVSGDPSRRSGIILAACPLAKAYGVTTAEPLWQAQQKCPEVIVTRPRMSAYIRVSLAIMSILESYSDLVEPFSIDEQFVDVTASLSHFNCTPAELARHIQMRVREETGIYTRIGIGRNKILAKMACDNFAKKNESGIYELDEQHLDALWARPVNSMFGIGSRTMRHLARLGIHTIGELAQTPLGELKRKMKRHMKKNCDIWCEVLWRTANGMDDSPVTPDAFDGQKGIGRQTTLPVDYHAREDIDVVLNELSMLICERARAKGYMGTVVHAGAQGADFDRPVGFSRQLKLPEPSQISREVYDAAKKLFDTHWDGGPVRKIWISLGELQSDEVYQPSLFGNRDRLRHLELTMDGIRHLFGPASVYFGSSLRNTSQLKFLNAKIGGHYK
- a CDS encoding class I SAM-dependent methyltransferase; translation: MMNQQALNRAKMPQSTNRILNSRSIHHSNKRLSELVKPGMHILDVGCGSGAITYGIAELVGPGGKVVGIDSSEALIIEAKERYRHIPQLSFEVRDIYQMGYEAAFDVVNASRVLQWLDQPELALQRMIRAVKLGGKVLVLDYNHEKLRTEPEFPASMVHFYRRFLDWRSDVGMDNAIADQLEVYFKQNALTQVSVTNQSEKSVRGWEGFETAAGIWAEVAASRGHQLVEDRYLTEAERSAAEQDYREWVRELAMEHEMYLLAVEGVRAVGGLSIEEG
- a CDS encoding AAA family ATPase is translated as MNIKNLKFKYPRAKDFVLQGVSFSLHTNKLNAIVGVNGSGKTTMFDCITSVLNPAAGEINLPHMQDILYVTQSLFFSPVIKGKDFANFVRRIDDKPIEKELGYYTKKMSQREKELFEHLWELRIGKMSIGERKWFFIHILIMIDRSLYIFDEPTSGVDPASRKRIYELIGSLIKEGKTCIVSTHQLQDLMYLDSHLIILNKGRITYEGDFKEWLHINNTDNPDEAFENMLISNM
- a CDS encoding helix-turn-helix domain-containing protein — protein: MLNPAAGEINLPHTRSPIQFVKSMRLNHAAMKMAGGMNVNDAAMEVGYVSSSQFSREFKRMYGQSPKQWSHSKQLPSEMMRRTAHFFDQLQRSSW
- a CDS encoding Gfo/Idh/MocA family protein — translated: MTLKTAIIGTGWFSKTHGDILTRMDGVEVAAFVGTSMEKAEKAAGRYASAAAYDHVEQMLDAVKPDAVYICVPPFAHGDIEHQLIRRGIPFLVEKPLAAELETPRQIAHEVSQTGLITSVGYHFRYTDAAARAAELLRHRKAGMALGYWMGDMPQVYWWRKQDGSGGQFIEQTTHIVDLLRCLMGEVDEVYAAFAQRAIQEQYEDVTVHDVGTVTMKLRSGAVATISNTCILPETERVGLTIYTEQGSLELQHNQLRVRELGEWVEYPNTGNPYERENDAFIHAVRTGDASRILSSYEDALKTMAITDAALRSAHTGNSIKL
- a CDS encoding FixH family protein, with the protein product MKLSLLPHPSLWFKTAALPLLLILLLSGCTVSPSAGAGGLLPHLNADLQLPAELVQGQDHSFEVKVEAGGAPLPGALVTFEFWLEDEPDSILSIPAVSADAGRYTVSFNPDRDGLYQVRSRISSGSLESTLTQRFAIGEAAVTRLIQLEQDTAAPVIENSAGGHHH
- a CDS encoding PepSY-associated TM helix domain-containing protein, producing MEYNNPSSSSSPASKTVASSAAKRTPYLYQAVWRWHFYAGILIAPFLVILAFSGAVYLFKPQIEGYLYRDLLQIQQPASPRLSADELLDYVKREYPGTAITSFTFSDDSKAAVKMSAIRSGTMSTMYANPYTAEITGILDNDKTFTSYFKKLHSQLLIGGTWANRLVELAACWAVILVITGLYLWWPRSKSAVWGTLLPRLSKPGSRRFWRDLHAVPAFWLSICMLILIATGLPWSGVLGGQISKLANATHTSYPPYAFSFMGKPESVTVTKEIAEHVPWATENLPVPASAAGRYLPLALQEVRDIADKQRIELPYTISLPQGETGVYTISSAHTRPVHNATLHIDQYSGAVLTDVRFADYGILGKAITLGIALHEGRLFGWVNQLLGLITCIGIVLIAVSSYVMWRKRKPQGRLGAPGRPEDRRTTRVLLLIMMLLGLLMPLVGLSLIIVLLLDLLIIRRIPSLKHWFSA